A DNA window from Deltaproteobacteria bacterium contains the following coding sequences:
- the dctP gene encoding TRAP transporter substrate-binding protein DctP encodes MKKRLFWYHLVICVSVISCFATVSSAQDYPKMKLKFTSMAPAGSFPNKIAEWMVEDIQKATNGQVTFDTYWSGSLLGANEQLEGVQHGVTDLAIVVPGYFPGKLPLAYCSYAFPFAPRDPEVMVKLWTQLYDEFPWMTAELTKYNFKSLAWWTAADYAILTRGPVKGLKDLKGKKIAQLGGYFADWTKAAGIAPISGITIAERYERLRQGVVDGSLLPPDNFIMFKEYEVAKYMIHLGLGARPAAIVAINLDKFNTMPKNLQNLFIKVGKDVQKRHAEFTNKTVEQAIATMKAHGVTYFGYLPKADIAEWASQVPDTAATMCKSLEGQHPQIWSMAKRLIELAEQTGHKWPRKLAVRN; translated from the coding sequence ATGAAAAAACGACTTTTTTGGTATCACTTGGTAATTTGCGTGAGTGTGATTTCCTGTTTCGCAACGGTTTCTTCAGCCCAGGACTATCCAAAAATGAAATTGAAATTTACAAGTATGGCTCCTGCCGGATCTTTCCCTAATAAAATCGCTGAATGGATGGTGGAGGATATTCAAAAGGCCACCAATGGACAGGTCACCTTCGATACCTATTGGTCCGGAAGTCTCCTGGGCGCAAATGAGCAGTTGGAAGGGGTACAGCACGGCGTTACGGATTTAGCCATAGTTGTCCCAGGGTATTTCCCAGGGAAGCTTCCGCTGGCCTATTGTTCGTATGCCTTTCCGTTTGCACCGAGAGACCCCGAGGTGATGGTTAAACTCTGGACTCAGTTGTATGATGAATTTCCATGGATGACCGCAGAGCTTACCAAATACAATTTCAAATCCCTCGCCTGGTGGACGGCCGCAGATTACGCGATTCTGACACGTGGCCCGGTCAAGGGCCTTAAGGATCTCAAAGGCAAAAAAATAGCGCAATTGGGGGGCTATTTCGCCGACTGGACCAAAGCGGCAGGAATCGCGCCCATTTCCGGCATAACGATTGCCGAGCGCTACGAGCGGCTCAGGCAGGGGGTTGTGGATGGGAGCCTGCTTCCTCCTGACAATTTTATCATGTTCAAAGAATATGAAGTGGCAAAGTATATGATCCATTTAGGTCTTGGCGCTCGTCCGGCGGCAATCGTGGCAATCAACCTGGACAAATTCAACACCATGCCCAAAAATCTCCAGAATTTGTTCATCAAAGTTGGAAAAGATGTTCAGAAGCGCCACGCTGAATTCACCAACAAGACCGTGGAACAGGCCATCGCCACAATGAAGGCCCATGGCGTAACCTACTTCGGGTATCTCCCCAAAGCGGACATCGCAGAATGGGCTTCCCAGGTTCCGGATACCGCAGCCACCATGTGTAAATCCCTTGAAGGTCAGCATCCCCAGATTTGGAGCATGGCGAAGCGGCTTATCGAATTGGCAGAGCAAACCGGCCACAAATGGCCTCGAAAACTGGCTGTAAGAAATTAG
- a CDS encoding VCBS repeat-containing protein encodes MGKIKKGLFGVAVLIVVVIGYALSGGTQGGSGQVNLWLMNDITIATQGSAGTVSDMNWLIVGAGDFNGDGKSDILWRHAATGQVYLWLMNGTTSIGSSSLGTVNPGWQIANAGDFNGDGRSDILWRHAATGQVYLWLMDGTALVGQGPLGTVDTGWQIVDAGDFNGDGKSDILWRHAATGQVFLWLMDGTALVGQGTLGTVDTGWQIVDAGDFNGDGKSDILWRHATTGQVYLWLMNGTASIGQGSLGTVDTGWQIVDAGDFNGDGKSDILWRHAATGQVYLWLMNGTASIGQGSLGTVDTGWQIKGVGDFNGDGKADILWRQTTGGQPSPPPNGSGYTLIGWNDLGMHCINPKFENVGILPPYNNLWVQVIQKGNPPSIATSGFTLEYSIINNTTSATKINFWQYVLKLFGVSLPPDQGLTGNGLRGRMQLVGDHFEVTGIPITPYEDNMTWNPYQRAVVTMKDPSGNVIATTEVVLPVSDEMHCDKCHADGGVASVGIRTGNVETNVLTLHDQRNGTTLMSNRPVLCASCHSDNALGTKGAAGVSSFSLAMHDRHGSLSSSSQPSCYDCHPGPATQCNRSAISDMGPSGTNPNCQKCHGTLAQVATSIKQGRQPWLQEPTCIQCHDSKFKTNQPLYRNSTGMGGVYCAACHNSPHAWWPSMLAVDNTQPIRLQGKARQIGNCQVCHTNSPGGSHVH; translated from the coding sequence GTGGGAAAAATAAAAAAAGGATTGTTTGGTGTTGCTGTCTTGATAGTGGTTGTGATCGGTTACGCCCTCTCGGGAGGAACCCAGGGCGGCAGTGGACAGGTCAACCTCTGGCTGATGAACGACATCACCATTGCCACTCAAGGTTCCGCGGGCACAGTCAGCGATATGAACTGGCTGATCGTCGGTGCGGGTGATTTCAACGGCGATGGCAAATCCGATATCCTCTGGCGCCATGCCGCTACCGGCCAGGTTTATCTCTGGTTGATGAATGGAACGACCTCAATCGGTTCGAGTTCTTTGGGAACCGTTAATCCGGGCTGGCAGATTGCTAATGCGGGTGATTTCAACGGCGACGGCAGATCCGATATCCTCTGGCGACATGCCGCTACCGGCCAGGTTTATCTCTGGCTGATGGATGGGACGGCCTTAGTCGGCCAGGGGCCTTTGGGGACCGTCGATACGGGCTGGCAGATTGTTGATGCGGGTGATTTCAATGGTGACGGTAAATCCGATATCCTCTGGCGTCATGCCGCTACCGGCCAGGTATTTCTCTGGCTGATGGATGGAACGGCCTTAGTCGGCCAGGGCACCTTGGGGACCGTCGATACGGGCTGGCAGATTGTTGATGCAGGGGATTTCAACGGCGATGGCAAATCCGATATCCTCTGGCGCCATGCCACTACCGGCCAGGTTTATCTCTGGCTGATGAATGGAACGGCCTCAATCGGTCAGGGCTCTTTGGGGACCGTCGATACGGGCTGGCAGATTGTTGATGCAGGGGACTTCAACGGCGATGGCAAATCCGATATCCTCTGGCGCCATGCCGCTACCGGCCAGGTTTATCTCTGGCTGATGAATGGAACGGCCTCAATCGGTCAGGGCTCTTTAGGGACCGTCGATACGGGCTGGCAGATCAAAGGCGTCGGTGACTTCAATGGCGATGGCAAGGCCGACATCCTCTGGCGCCAAACCACCGGCGGTCAACCGAGTCCCCCTCCAAACGGAAGCGGATATACCCTGATCGGCTGGAATGACCTCGGAATGCACTGTATCAATCCAAAGTTTGAAAATGTAGGGATACTACCCCCTTATAACAACTTATGGGTTCAGGTGATCCAGAAGGGGAACCCACCGTCCATCGCTACTTCCGGATTTACTCTGGAGTACTCTATTATCAACAACACCACTTCAGCCACAAAGATCAATTTCTGGCAATACGTCCTCAAACTTTTCGGAGTATCCTTGCCTCCGGATCAAGGTTTAACCGGAAACGGGCTCAGGGGCCGGATGCAGCTCGTAGGAGACCATTTTGAGGTCACGGGCATCCCGATAACGCCCTACGAGGATAATATGACCTGGAACCCTTACCAGAGGGCCGTGGTAACCATGAAAGACCCTTCCGGCAATGTGATTGCCACTACGGAAGTAGTCTTGCCGGTGTCCGATGAAATGCATTGCGACAAATGTCATGCCGATGGCGGTGTGGCGTCTGTCGGGATCAGGACCGGAAATGTGGAGACGAATGTCCTGACCCTGCATGACCAGAGAAATGGGACGACCCTGATGTCGAATCGGCCGGTTCTCTGTGCCAGTTGTCATTCGGACAATGCCCTGGGCACAAAAGGGGCCGCCGGCGTTTCGTCTTTTTCATTGGCCATGCATGATCGACACGGTTCTCTCAGCAGCTCCAGCCAGCCTTCCTGTTACGACTGCCACCCCGGCCCGGCTACCCAATGCAACCGAAGCGCCATCTCGGACATGGGGCCTTCCGGCACTAATCCAAACTGCCAGAAATGTCACGGCACCCTGGCGCAAGTGGCGACTTCCATCAAACAGGGCCGGCAGCCCTGGCTTCAGGAGCCTACCTGTATCCAATGTCATGATTCAAAATTTAAAACCAACCAACCCCTCTACAGGAATTCGACCGGAATGGGCGGCGTTTATTGTGCCGCCTGTCATAACAGCCCCCATGCCTGGTGGCCGTCGATGCTGGCAGTAGATAATACACAACCTATCAGACTGCAGGGGAAAGCCCGCCAAATAGGCAACTGTCAGGTCTGTCATACCAACAGCCCAGGCGGCAGCCATGTCCATTAA
- a CDS encoding potassium transporter Kup, whose amino-acid sequence MDSTPSNNNGLKSKSHAGLLALSLGALGVVYGDIGTSPLYAVRECFHGQHAIALNQANILGVLSLVFWSLTVVITIKYVGFILKADNRGEGGIFALLALLLGTKSPMSRKKQSLVVLAAVFGATLLYGDGIITPAISVLSAVEGLEVATAAAKPFIVPLTCLILLGLFFIQKHGTGNIGRLFGPIMILWFGTIALLGLISIVQVPLVLKALNPWYAVRFFMINHWHGFIVLGSVVLCITGGEALYADMGHFNSKAIRISWLLLVYPALVLNYYGQGAVLLISPQAAFHPFYALVPRLLLYPLVFLSTIATIIASQAMITGVYSLSQQAIQLGYLPRLRIIHTSAKTMGQIYMPGVNWAMMLGCIGLVLAFRESSRLAGAYGISVTATMGITSIIYFFILTRNWGWSLTKSLPLVGLFLVFDLSFLGANLFKILDGGWFTLGVALVLAILMKTWKEGRQDLGRAISSFKMPVDLFLADVAQKKPVRIPGTAVFMSVSPEGIPGALMHHFKLNKVLHQTIVFLSIVVEEIPRINPKDRLKLENLGEGFYRLIARFGFMETPNVPDLMVRARGLGLEAEPMATTYILGRETLLTTGRSGMSKWRKILFSMMSRNAMNPTNFFNLPPNQVIEIGAQVEI is encoded by the coding sequence ATGGATTCTACCCCATCCAATAATAATGGATTGAAATCTAAATCCCACGCCGGACTTTTAGCTCTTTCCCTGGGTGCCCTGGGAGTGGTTTATGGAGACATCGGGACCAGCCCCCTGTATGCTGTCCGGGAATGTTTCCATGGTCAGCATGCCATCGCCCTCAACCAGGCGAACATCCTGGGGGTCCTTTCCCTGGTTTTCTGGTCCCTGACGGTTGTGATTACCATAAAATATGTAGGCTTTATATTAAAAGCGGACAACCGTGGTGAGGGAGGAATCTTTGCCCTGTTAGCCCTGTTGCTGGGGACTAAAAGCCCGATGTCCCGAAAAAAGCAAAGTCTGGTGGTGCTGGCGGCTGTCTTTGGGGCGACCCTCCTTTACGGGGACGGGATCATTACACCGGCCATCTCGGTTTTGTCGGCAGTGGAAGGGCTGGAAGTGGCCACGGCTGCCGCCAAACCGTTCATTGTGCCCCTGACCTGCTTGATATTGCTTGGTCTTTTCTTTATTCAAAAGCACGGCACCGGAAATATCGGAAGACTATTCGGCCCTATCATGATCCTCTGGTTCGGGACCATCGCCTTGCTGGGGCTGATTTCGATCGTTCAGGTCCCCCTGGTCTTGAAGGCTTTAAATCCCTGGTATGCCGTCCGGTTTTTTATGATCAACCACTGGCATGGTTTTATAGTCCTCGGGTCGGTGGTCCTGTGTATCACCGGCGGTGAGGCCCTTTATGCGGATATGGGCCACTTCAATTCCAAGGCCATCCGGATTTCCTGGCTCCTGTTGGTCTATCCTGCCCTGGTTTTAAATTATTACGGCCAGGGGGCGGTTCTCCTCATCTCACCGCAGGCGGCCTTTCATCCCTTCTATGCGCTGGTTCCCCGGTTATTACTTTATCCCCTGGTCTTTTTATCGACCATAGCGACCATTATCGCCTCTCAGGCCATGATCACCGGGGTGTATTCCCTCAGCCAGCAGGCCATTCAACTCGGCTACCTCCCCCGGTTACGGATCATTCATACCTCAGCTAAAACTATGGGACAGATCTATATGCCCGGGGTGAATTGGGCCATGATGCTGGGTTGTATCGGTCTGGTTCTGGCCTTTCGGGAATCAAGCCGCCTGGCCGGGGCTTATGGCATTTCCGTAACGGCCACTATGGGGATTACCTCCATTATTTACTTTTTTATCCTCACCCGGAATTGGGGATGGTCCCTGACCAAGTCCCTGCCGCTGGTGGGCCTTTTCCTTGTTTTTGATTTGAGTTTTTTGGGGGCTAATCTGTTCAAGATTCTTGACGGCGGCTGGTTCACCTTAGGAGTAGCCCTTGTTCTGGCTATTTTAATGAAAACCTGGAAAGAGGGGCGCCAGGACTTAGGCCGGGCCATCAGTTCCTTTAAGATGCCGGTAGATCTTTTCCTGGCCGATGTAGCCCAAAAAAAACCTGTCCGTATCCCGGGGACAGCGGTCTTTATGTCGGTTTCCCCGGAGGGGATCCCCGGCGCCTTGATGCATCATTTTAAACTCAATAAAGTGCTGCATCAGACCATCGTCTTCTTGTCCATCGTAGTGGAGGAAATCCCCAGGATCAATCCCAAAGATCGTCTGAAGCTGGAAAACTTGGGAGAAGGATTTTATCGCCTGATCGCCCGTTTCGGGTTTATGGAAACCCCCAATGTCCCGGACCTTATGGTTCGTGCCCGGGGATTGGGGCTGGAGGCCGAGCCCATGGCAACGACCTATATCTTGGGTCGAGAGACCTTGCTGACGACTGGAAGGTCCGGAATGAGTAAATGGCGAAAGATTTTATTTTCCATGATGTCCCGCAATGCCATGAATCCGACCAACTTTTTTAATCTGCCGCCCAATCAGGTCATTGAAATCGGTGCCCAAGTGGAGATTTAA